The sequence tgaaaaaatttatttgacaaaaaaatcttttcattcgtaaaaaaattggtaatatTGTAGCCATATTTGTAGTGAAGgggtttaaaataaaactgtttgattttctaattttcttacgaattaattaaaactttgaTCATTTATTAATTAGGATTATTACAGAATACAGTTCGATAACACATCAATTATATACTAAATTAACTTTTAAAAGATTTCTTTGCTACAACAAATGCTAGACTATTGAGTGATTTATTTTCATGTGTATACAACTTAGGAAAACGTTCGAGTAGCAGCTGGTGTTGGTGCCCGTAGCCTACAGATGCAAGGATGTTCAGAGGTCTTCGTCGATTCGATGGAGTATCCCGAACAGGCTGCTGAAGGTAGTGCTTTAGCGGTATGGCGTTATCAGgataataaaaggaaaaaagaccGAACAGGAATCCCAAAACTGGAGTTGTACGACTCACCTGACATAGACGCTTGGACGCGTGGTCTCTTTAAGGCTGAAGCGCAAAATCTTGCACGGCGTCTAAGTGACGCTCCCGCTAATCAAATGACACCCACCACCTTCGCACAAGCGACTGTGGATGCGTTGTGCCCTTGTGGTGTAACAGTAGAGATTCGAACAATGGAATGGATAGAACAACAACATCTCAATTCATTTCTAATGATAGCAAAGGGTTCATGTGAGCCGCCTGTGTTGCTAGAGATCAGTTATTGCGGCACAGCTCCAGAGGAAAAACCAATATTGTTATTGGGCAAGGGTATGACCTTTAATAGGTGAgctatgaataaaataaaagaaaattaagtgaaataaaaaaatattataacaaagaaataaatttaaactatataaaaactacaaaaactaaAACCCTTACTAGGAAAAATGAatattacatattatattattaatatacttataatatttacatttcaGTGGCGGTATCTGCTTACGTAAATGCCAAGGTATGGATGAGTATCGTGGGGCCATGGCAGGTGCGGCCGTTGTGGTTGCTTCCATCCGCGCCGCCGCTGCTCTGTCGCTACCTATCAACATTTCTGCTGTCATACCTCTTTGCGAGAATATGCCTTCGGGTATGGCCTGCAAACCAGGTGACGTAGTTACGTTGCTCAATGGCAAATCATTGGCAATAAGAGTAAGCATGGTCTTGACACATAACGAATAACAAGAGTAACCTTTTACTTACCTTCTTATTTAAAGGATACGGATAAAGCTGGTGTTGTCGTGATGGCTGATCCTTTGATCTATGCACAAACCACATATAAGCCACGACTAGTTGTCGATGTAGCTACTCTTGGTAGAGGCGTTAAAAAAGCTTTAGGCGGTGGCGCAACAGGCATTTTTTCAAACTCTCACTACATTTGGAAACAATTTCAAAAGGCTGGCTCTCTTACAGGCGATCGCATGTGGCGTTTACCACTTTGGAACTACTACAAATACTTGGTCACAAGTAAGTATTGACAGAATATTCATGCAGATGTGGACACACTCAtcaattttctattatttttcataGATAATGTTAGTTATGACATCAGTAATAACGGTAAGGGGCCAGCTTCGTCTTGCCTAGCGGCTGCAATTCTGCATGTAAGCACcagcatttttctcgaaaagaaaataaatacaagtgattaattttttgagttttacaTTTTCGCTCCGTACAGCAATTTGTTCCTTGCGTTGACTGGGCCCATTTAGATATACGAGGCGTTGGTATGCTGACAAAATTTGGTACCGTACCGTATTTGCTGAAAGATCGTATGACGGGACGCCCAACCCGAACGATGATACAATTCTTATATCAAATGGCCTGTCCAGACCAGCAGAAGTAGTAGTAGAAGTAAACGATCGATAGCTTATTATTTCTAGTTGCCCATGCCTGCCTGATACTCCTAAAAGGCCCTCGAAGAtgaagtgtatttgtatgttaAGATGTGTAGTACTGTCCTGAGGTCAAAATTTTTGCTGTGTTTTAATTGTTTCCTTAATGATTCTAAATGGcgatgtttatatatttttgattatttctatGACATGTTCTACTcaatgcaaatacatatatattaaaatatggtttgtattaaaaaatggcgttttcggtttttttatttaatagcatTTTACATGATGGTTAAAATATTAAGTAACTAATGGTTAAAACGCTAATCCAGCAGATAGGGACTGTCTAGGGCGCCGAGCCCGGCTGCAACACCGCCTTCGTTCGCAGTAGAAAGTTTCGTGCGCAGCATATGACCAGCTTGATAATTACAAACTATATTGTCCACATC comes from Anastrepha ludens isolate Willacy chromosome 3, idAnaLude1.1, whole genome shotgun sequence and encodes:
- the LOC128858530 gene encoding cytosol aminopeptidase-like, with protein sequence MISLRITNWLTKSLLRSRNVKKFQQVYQRCYADDSRVTKGLVVGLYQKEGEKEPKLTSSGEKFDDRVQGKVSELIKETNLSGTLGKGKVFNNIDQEFRSIAVVGVGREGAGFNELEMLDEGMENVRVAAGVGARSLQMQGCSEVFVDSMEYPEQAAEGSALAVWRYQDNKRKKDRTGIPKLELYDSPDIDAWTRGLFKAEAQNLARRLSDAPANQMTPTTFAQATVDALCPCGVTVEIRTMEWIEQQHLNSFLMIAKGSCEPPVLLEISYCGTAPEEKPILLLGKGMTFNSGGICLRKCQGMDEYRGAMAGAAVVVASIRAAAALSLPINISAVIPLCENMPSGMACKPGDVVTLLNGKSLAIRDTDKAGVVVMADPLIYAQTTYKPRLVVDVATLGRGVKKALGGGATGIFSNSHYIWKQFQKAGSLTGDRMWRLPLWNYYKYLVTNNVSYDISNNGKGPASSCLAAAILHQFVPCVDWAHLDIRGVGMLTKFGTVPYLLKDRMTGRPTRTMIQFLYQMACPDQQK